From Acidobacteriota bacterium, the proteins below share one genomic window:
- a CDS encoding zf-HC2 domain-containing protein has product MSPHESGGTCSPWDEQIEAFVDGELDDDRELLLRAHLVGCRRCRREVALAGELQRELRRLPMLDLPATVRTQVPSPVPVTRATPQVRPWLPWAAGLAALLALMVGLERPPATPTAVEVARAEHEARLAFAYIAEAGRKTGRELRDGVIRERVVAPVREGWRRALPPPEAEEEI; this is encoded by the coding sequence ATGTCACCGCATGAATCCGGGGGAACCTGTTCTCCTTGGGACGAGCAGATCGAGGCATTCGTCGACGGTGAGCTCGACGACGACCGGGAGCTGCTGCTGCGGGCCCATCTGGTGGGCTGCCGCCGCTGTCGTCGCGAAGTGGCCTTGGCCGGGGAGCTGCAGCGCGAGCTGCGCCGGCTGCCCATGCTCGACCTACCGGCGACGGTACGAACGCAGGTGCCGTCGCCGGTGCCGGTGACGCGGGCGACCCCGCAGGTTCGGCCTTGGTTGCCCTGGGCGGCGGGATTGGCGGCACTGCTCGCCTTGATGGTCGGCCTCGAGCGGCCGCCGGCGACGCCGACGGCGGTCGAGGTGGCGCGCGCCGAGCACGAGGCCCGATTGGCCTTCGCCTATATCGCCGAGGCCGGGCGGAAGACCGGTCGCGAGCTGCGCGACGGGGTGATTCGGGAACGGGTGGTGGCACCCGTGCGAGAGGGCTGGCGTCGCGCCTTGCCGCCGCCGGAAGCTGAAGAGGAGATCTGA
- a CDS encoding sigma-70 family RNA polymerase sigma factor has product MVESEDMVYDDYRRRVFSLAFYTLASREEAEEVTQDVLVRFWRRGREIEPQGRLPWILRVTRNACIDLLRHRRVGGEKVPLETEEGGERLRAPQADPEAVTRNKGLRRELRTALAELDEPYRSAVILREVQGLSYQEISAALGQPLNTVKVHIHRGRRRLRERLREVYADVTA; this is encoded by the coding sequence ATGGTCGAGAGCGAGGACATGGTCTACGACGACTACCGGCGCCGGGTGTTCAGTCTCGCCTTTTACACCCTGGCGAGCCGTGAGGAGGCCGAAGAGGTGACCCAGGACGTGCTGGTGCGCTTCTGGCGACGGGGCCGCGAGATCGAGCCCCAGGGCCGCTTGCCTTGGATCTTGCGGGTGACTCGCAATGCCTGTATCGATCTCCTGCGCCATCGTCGGGTCGGAGGCGAGAAAGTCCCGCTCGAAACGGAGGAGGGCGGCGAACGGCTGCGAGCTCCGCAGGCGGATCCCGAAGCGGTGACCCGCAACAAGGGGCTGCGCCGGGAGCTGCGGACCGCCTTGGCCGAGCTCGACGAGCCCTACCGAAGCGCCGTCATTCTGCGTGAGGTGCAGGGGTTGTCCTACCAGGAGATCAGTGCCGCCCTCGGCCAGCCCTTGAACACCGTCAAGGTCCACATCCACCGCGGTCGCCGCCGTCTGCGCGAGCGCCTGAGGGAGGTCTATGCTGATGTCACCGCATGA